The genomic interval AGAGGAGTTAGTTATGATTTAGAAGAAGGCCAAGTATTAGGTATAGTTGGTGAATCTGGTTCTGGTAAATCAGTAACTTCTTTATCAATCATGAGACTTATTGATAAACCAGGAAAGATTAAGTCTGGAAAAATTATTTTTAATGGAAAAGTAATTTCAAGTCAGGAAGAAGTTTTAAATAAACAACTTAAACAAATAAAACAAAAATACAAAGAAGAATTGAAGAACCTAAAAATGTCTTTTAAAGTGGATAAAAATAAAGAGAAATATATAAATGATAAACAAATAGTAATAGAGAAATATAGTAATTTAGTAGAAGAAATCAAAGAAAAAATCAGATTAGATGTTTCAGAAAAAGATATGACTAATTATCGTGGTGAAGAAATCGCAATGATTTTCCAAGATCCAATGACTTCATTAAACCCTGTTTTTACAATACAAAATCAAATGATTGAAGTTATTAGAAAGCATGTTAGGATTACAAAAGAACGAGCATTAGAAGAAGCTAAATTAATTAATAATCCTATAATAAGAAAAAGACAAATTAAGATGATTGAATCAGGAAAACTAAGAAAATTAAATAAACGTGAAGCTTATGAGAGAGCTATTGAATATTTAAATTTAGTTGGAATTCCAGAACCTGAAACTAGAATTAACCAATACCCACATCAATTTTCCGGTGGGATGAGACAACGTGCACTTATAGCTCTTGCATTATCATGTGAACCAAAGTTATTAATTGCTGATGAACCGACAACAGCATTAGATGTAACCATCCAAGCTCAAATACTGGAATTATTAAAAAAATTACAAAAGGAAACCGGTACATCAATAATATTTATAACACATGATTTAGGAGTAATTGCAGAGTTATGTACAAATGTCGTAGTTATGTATGGTGGGATGTTAATGGAAAGAGGTACTGTAGATGAGATATTCTACTCTCCACAACATCCTTATACGAGAGGATTACATCAATCTATTCCAAAAGACATAGTAGGACAAAGGGAAAGATTAAGACCAATCGAAGGTTCACCACCTGATCTATTAAACCCACCAAAAGGATGTCCGTTTAGTTCAAGATGTCCACATGCTATGAAAGTATGTTTAGAGAAATCTGCTCCACTTTATAAAGTTTCTGATACACAAGCATCATCATGTTGGTTATTAGACAAAGATGCTCCTCAAGTAGAAGACTTTAAGAAGGCAAGGGGGACAGTGGAATGAATATAGAACAAAAACCATTATTAGAAATCAAAAATCTGAAGAAACATTTTTCGATAAAGAAAACTTTTTTTGGTAAAACAATTAAAGCAGTACATGCAGTAGATGATATTAGCTTTACTATTAATAAAGGTGAAACTTTCGGTCTAGTTGGTGAGTCTGGTTGTGGGAAATCTACTACTGGTAGAACAATTATAAAATTGTATGAAAATACTGAAGGTGAAGTTTTTCTTGATGGTGAAAAAATTTCTGTAGGAATTGAAGGATTAAGAAAAAAACTAAAACTTGAAAGAAAAAAACTAAGAACTGAATTAGGGTCCTTAATAGAAAGAAAACAATCAATCAATGAAAATGAATACCAAGCAGAACATACTAAAATAAAAGATAATTTTAAAAAGAATGTAAAAGCTATTAAAAAGCAAATAAAAGAAGGTAAGATCATTAATAAAAGAACTAAAAATTCTTGTAAAAAAATTCAAATGATTTTCCAAGACCCATACGCTTCTCTAAATCCAAGGATGACCGTTACGGAAATTATTGGAGAAGGTATTGATACACATAAACTTTTATTTGGAAAAGAGAAACAAGAAAGAATTTATAGTTTGCTTGAAAAAGTTGGTTTAAAACGTGAACATGCCTCACGTTATCCACATGAGTTTTCTGGCGGTCAACGTCAACGAATAGGTATTGCAAGGGCTTTAGCAATAAATCCAGAAATAATAATATGCGATGAGCCTATATCTGCTTTAGATGTTTCTATACAAGCACAAGTTGTTAATATGTTAGAAGACTTACAAAAAGATTATGGAATAACTTATTTATTCATTGCTCACGATTTATCAATGGTTAAATATATAAGTGATAGAATCGGAGTTATGTATTTAGGTAAGATGATGGAAATAGCAGAGAGTGATCCATTATATGAAAATCCTCTACACCCTTATACTAAGGCATTACTATCATCAATACCACTTCCAGATCCTAAAGCAAATAGAGTAAATAAACGAATTACCTTAAAGGGCGATGTTCCAAGTCCTATTAACCCTAAACCTGGATGTAGATTTGCTGCTAGATGTAAATATGCAAAAGCAAAATGTAAAGAAGTTGATCCTGTGTTAACTGAAGTATTACCAAAAAGATTAGTGGCTTGTCATTATGTTAAAGAAATTAATGGTTTAGAGTAACTTATTTGGATATAAATTCTATTTAATTAGATTTATATAAGTAACAATTCGAAAATTAAAAGGGAGGAATTTAAAGTGAAGAAATTATTATTATTATTAGTTGCATGTGCATTATTTGTTGGAATTTCAGGTTGTGAAAAAGAACAAAGTAATGATGATGCAGTATTTAACTGGAATATTGGTGCTGATCCTAAAACATTAGATCCAGGTCTAAATGGGGCTAGTGATGGTGGAGACGTAATTAATAATACGTTTGAAGGGCTTGTTAGAGAAAAAGAGGGTGAAGTTTTACCAGGTATAGCAGAAAGTTGGGTTACATCATCAGATGGTTTAACAGTAACATTCACAATTAGAGAAGATGCTAAGTGGAGTGATGGTACATCAATTACTGCAGATGATTTTGTTCGTTCTTGGTTAAGAGGAATGGACCCAAGAAACGCTAGTGAGTATTCTTGGTTATGGGATTATACTAATGTAGTAGGTGTAATGGATTTCGTTAATTCAAAATCTGAAGTTGATTCTGAATTAGATGCCTTAGCGGCCGCTGTAGGTATTAAATCTTTAGAAAATGGTAAAAAGTTTGAAGTTAAATTAACTACTCCAACTAACTGGTTTGTTAGTTTAATGTCATTCTATCATTTTATGCCAGTACCTGAAACTGCTACTATTGAGGGTAATGGTGCTTGGGCAAAAAATCCAGAAAAGGCAATTTCAAATGGTCCTTTCAAATTAGTTGAGTATACTAAAGGAAAAGGATTAAAACTTGTGAAAAATGAAAATTACTGGAATGCTGACGCAGTTAAAATTGATGTGATTAATGGATCTTTTATTGATAAAGAAACTACAGCATTTGCAAAATACTATGCTGGTGAATTAGATTTTATCCCATCAGTACCAACTTCAGAAGTTCCAGCATTAATCGCTGAATCAGATGAGTTCCATATTTTCCCATTATTAGGTACATATTACATTAACTTTAATTTATCAGGATGTACGATAGGTGGAAATAGAGATGTTGGAGATAGAGACAACACATTATGGTGTAATGCTAAATTAAGAGAATCATTAGCATTAGCAATTGATCGTGAAGCTTTAACTGAAGCATTAGGAGCAGGGCAAGTTCCAGCTGCAGGATTTATCTCTCCAGGATTCTCAGATAATGAAGGTAACGATTTCTTTGAGACTAGCAAAGATGATTCAAGTATTGTTACTGATGATAGTAAATACTCAGAAGCTGTAACATTATTTTCAGAGGCAGCTACTGAATTAGGAATGACAGTAGAAGAATTAAAAACTGTATTATCTACTAAAGAATACAGATACAACACATCTGAAAGTCATAAAAAAGTTGCAGAATTAGTTCAAGAAAACTGGAAAACTAATTTAGGTTTTGAAATTCAATTGGCTAATGAAGAATGGGCGTTATTCCAAACTGATAGAACAAATGGTAATTTTGACTTAGCTCGTGGTGGATGGTTAACAGACTTTATGGATCCATCTGGTATGTTAGGTATCTTCGTACAAGGTGTAGCATATAACGATGCTGATTACGATAATCCGCAATACGAAGCTAAAATAGAAGCTGCAAAAACTGCAACAACTGCAGCAGCTCATTTCCAAGCATTATATGAAGCACATGAAATCTTTATGGAAGATATGCCTGTAATTCCACTATATCACTATAATGATTCAATCTATGTAAAATCATATGTAACTGGTTGGTCAAGAAGTGTATTAGGTTCAATTGACTTCTCAACTGCAGAAGTTAGCAAGTAATTTAGGTACTTTGTAAAGTAGTGTGGGTAGAAAATATCCAATAAAATTAAGGATTAAGCAATTCATTTTGCTTGGTCCTTTTTTCATTTTACATATACTTTGTGTAATAAGTATTCTAGCCTTGAAATGGTATCATTTAATAAAAGAAATAATATTAATATATATAAATATATTTAGCTACTGCTTTAATCTATACAGCTTTACACAGATAATATGAACGGTAATTTGAGCCCTAATGAATTGATTTGTACATAAATGGAGAATTTGAATTAAAAGAAGTTCTAAGAAAATTATATTATACCATTTATGGTATAGGTAAGACATTGCCATTAATAAATGATTTGAAAAACCTTATCCTAAAAGAACAGCCCTAATTGATGAATTGAGTAATCTTATCCACAAAATAGATTTAGATAAAAATGATTAAGATAGAATAGAACCCGATTTCAATTAATGGAGGACGGGTTATTTTTATGTTTGAAATATAAAATGATTGTTTTAGATAATAAAGTAACTCTAATGAAATCATTAGTATTTACTATAACACTCAATATTAATAAATTTCATATTATATATTGGGAGGTAAAAGAAGTGACTTATTTAAATAGAAATAATGATCACATTTATTCAATTCCCTATCCTATTCAACCTAGATTTTATATGCCATATGAAATTGATTGGAGATATTTTGATCCTTATTACTCAAATCCAGAAGTAATAAAACAGATGATAGAGTCTATGGAAAAGGATATAAAGGTAGATACTGATGATATATTGGATGAAAAAGAAAAAGAAATAAGAACATTAACAACTGCAATTTATGACCTGAATAATAAAGTAAAAACTTATGTTTTAGATGGGAAAACAAAAGAGGAAATTAAAGAAGAAGTTGGGCTAACTAATGAATTTGTTCAAGAGGCATTAAAACTTGAACTTCAAGCAAAAGATTTAAATATATATGTAAATCTACTTGCTGATGTTTTTGGAATAATTGTTACAGTATTTAGTAAATTCTTACCAAAACTTTTTGACTATTTTAATTTTATAACATCTAAAGCGGCAACCTTATCTACTGATAATATATTAGATAGTGCAACTGTATTAAGAGAATTAGCAGAAGATAAAGCAAGAAGAGCTTATATAAAAATGAAACTACTAGGAAAAGATGAAGAGTGTAAAAAGAAATTAGAAGAAAAGGATAAAAAAATAGATGAGTTAAAAGAAAAAATAAAAGAATTAGAAGAGAAACTAAAAAAAAAACTCAAATAGAGTATGAAAAAAAAGAAATTTCAGATGATGAATACACTATTGCAGAATTAATAGAATACAAAGGAAAAGAGTATAAATTTGATGATGCTGACGTTTTTGTTATAAAAATATACTTCAAATTATATAATAATGGTGATATTGAGTTTACACCAGAATTTGAATACCTTGAAAATGAAGAAAAATGGGATTATTTTAAAGTTAATTTAACAGTAAATATAGATAATTGTTATATGGAAGATAATCGATATAAATTGAGGGTAATTTTTAACTATAGTTGGGATGGTTATAAACCTGATTGGGAATCTTCTTATAGTGGAAATAAAACAAAAGTAGAGGAAATATCTTTACTAGATGAATATGATTATGAACTAAGTCATCCTATATATGATTATCTTAATAAATTAGTAATAGATAAAAGTAAGGGTAAAAATCAAAGTTATGAGTTTTTAAAATAACAAGGAGTTAAAAAAACAAATGAAAAATCAAAAGACACATTAATGATTGATCTTTAGAACAATATGAAAGTAATGAATTAAACCCCAATTGAGTTAGGTACTCAAATGGGGTTTAAATATATACATCTATTTCAGAATAAGTGTTATATTGAATTAACTAATTGTATCAATTAATATATTATTTCTCATATTAAAAATTACTCCTGATATAAAGTAAGATTTTTGCTTACGCCTTTACATTTCGCGAATAATAATGCATTAAAGGCGCTATACACTGGGTAATTAAGATCAAAAACATCATGACCTGTATATATTAATACATATGACTCTCCCGAATCTTTGCCCTTTATAGAAGTTTCCCAAAAATCGCTATAACCCTCAAAAGTGTAACTATAATGAAAATTTATTCTATAGCTTGCTTTAGATTTATCATTAATGTTACAATCATTTATACTTATTTTTAAGTGAACATACTGATTGTCAAAATCGGTAGCATTTAATTCAGGATCTTCTTGAACTTCAATTTCTCCAGTATTATATAAAACAAAAATTACACTAAAGGATAAAGTCCGTGTATAATCCTTATATTTAGCGTGCGCTGGTGCTTTTATTTCTTTAGTAAAATCCCAACTAGTTGTATTAATTACTCTTTTTTCTATTCCCTCATTCCTAACATTATATATAATCTCATTGTCTTCTTGTAACTTCTTGCTAATATATGTTTTATAGTAAGTAGGATTTATAAATGGTTGTGTATAAGTAACCTGTTTTGGTATCATTTGATAATCATAATGTATAATGTATGGAGTTGAATGATAATTTTTCATAAAGTTTCTTAAAAAATAGTACAATGAATATCACCTCCTGTTGTATAATATGTTGTTTTATAACCTAGAGTACAGTTCTAAAAGAGTAACTTACTTAATCTTATAAAAGTCCAAATATTGAGACCTTTCACCCTTTAGCACATAGTTTTCTTTGTTGATTCTAATTTCTTTACTTTTTGAGTTGATTATATAGAAGGCATCAAATAAGAAGGTTCAAGGATTATTTACATATATAAATAATTATGCTAGTATTGATAGAAGTATTTTCTATATT from Mycoplasmatota bacterium carries:
- a CDS encoding peptide ABC transporter substrate-binding protein → MKKLLLLLVACALFVGISGCEKEQSNDDAVFNWNIGADPKTLDPGLNGASDGGDVINNTFEGLVREKEGEVLPGIAESWVTSSDGLTVTFTIREDAKWSDGTSITADDFVRSWLRGMDPRNASEYSWLWDYTNVVGVMDFVNSKSEVDSELDALAAAVGIKSLENGKKFEVKLTTPTNWFVSLMSFYHFMPVPETATIEGNGAWAKNPEKAISNGPFKLVEYTKGKGLKLVKNENYWNADAVKIDVINGSFIDKETTAFAKYYAGELDFIPSVPTSEVPALIAESDEFHIFPLLGTYYINFNLSGCTIGGNRDVGDRDNTLWCNAKLRESLALAIDREALTEALGAGQVPAAGFISPGFSDNEGNDFFETSKDDSSIVTDDSKYSEAVTLFSEAATELGMTVEELKTVLSTKEYRYNTSESHKKVAELVQENWKTNLGFEIQLANEEWALFQTDRTNGNFDLARGGWLTDFMDPSGMLGIFVQGVAYNDADYDNPQYEAKIEAAKTATTAAAHFQALYEAHEIFMEDMPVIPLYHYNDSIYVKSYVTGWSRSVLGSIDFSTAEVSK
- a CDS encoding ATP-binding cassette domain-containing protein: MSKKIIEIKDLETSFFTHLGEVKAVRGVSYDLEEGQVLGIVGESGSGKSVTSLSIMRLIDKPGKIKSGKIIFNGKVISSQEEVLNKQLKQIKQKYKEELKNLKMSFKVDKNKEKYINDKQIVIEKYSNLVEEIKEKIRLDVSEKDMTNYRGEEIAMIFQDPMTSLNPVFTIQNQMIEVIRKHVRITKERALEEAKLINNPIIRKRQIKMIESGKLRKLNKREAYERAIEYLNLVGIPEPETRINQYPHQFSGGMRQRALIALALSCEPKLLIADEPTTALDVTIQAQILELLKKLQKETGTSIIFITHDLGVIAELCTNVVVMYGGMLMERGTVDEIFYSPQHPYTRGLHQSIPKDIVGQRERLRPIEGSPPDLLNPPKGCPFSSRCPHAMKVCLEKSAPLYKVSDTQASSCWLLDKDAPQVEDFKKARGTVE
- a CDS encoding ATP-binding cassette domain-containing protein — protein: MNIEQKPLLEIKNLKKHFSIKKTFFGKTIKAVHAVDDISFTINKGETFGLVGESGCGKSTTGRTIIKLYENTEGEVFLDGEKISVGIEGLRKKLKLERKKLRTELGSLIERKQSINENEYQAEHTKIKDNFKKNVKAIKKQIKEGKIINKRTKNSCKKIQMIFQDPYASLNPRMTVTEIIGEGIDTHKLLFGKEKQERIYSLLEKVGLKREHASRYPHEFSGGQRQRIGIARALAINPEIIICDEPISALDVSIQAQVVNMLEDLQKDYGITYLFIAHDLSMVKYISDRIGVMYLGKMMEIAESDPLYENPLHPYTKALLSSIPLPDPKANRVNKRITLKGDVPSPINPKPGCRFAARCKYAKAKCKEVDPVLTEVLPKRLVACHYVKEINGLE